The proteins below are encoded in one region of Sphaerodactylus townsendi isolate TG3544 linkage group LG06, MPM_Stown_v2.3, whole genome shotgun sequence:
- the SNIP1 gene encoding smad nuclear-interacting protein 1, with amino-acid sequence MEEPERRRRRKRSPRGSRSPPSPPEEARLTSKKKSKSSNKRRKRSRSPRHVISKIKQERQDHSRRGHEERQHRDHSDLEHRWGRSGDRDRHRDHSSRRKPHRERPGSHEREADHFQEQQAQREIYNERRREHRQHMEASGDEENRSTGKPGSKNTEKESGNKEKPSFELSGALVEDTNTFRGVVIKYSEPPEARIPKKRWRLYPFKNDEVLPVMYIHRQSAYLLGRHRRIADIPIDHPSCSKQHAVFQYRLVEYTRPDGTTGRKVKPYIIDLGSGNGTFLNNQRIESQRYYELKEKDVLKFGFSSREYVLLHESSDKSEVDQKKDENEEENEEST; translated from the exons ATGGAGGAACCGGAGCGCCGGCGGCGCAGGAAGCGGAGCCCCCGCGGAAGCCGCTCGCCGCCCAGCCCGCCAGAGGAAGCCAG GCTGACTTCTAAAAAGAAGAGCAAGTCCTCGAATAAACGACGCAAGAGGAGCCGAAGCCCCCGTCACGTGATAAGCAAAATAAAGCAG GAGCGACAGGATCACTCTCGGAGGGGGCATGAAGAGCGTCAACATCGGGACCATTCTGATCTGGAGCACAGATGGGGGAGAAGTGGAGATAGAGACAGACATCGAGACCATTCAAGCCGGCGGAAACCCCATAGAGAACGCCCTGGTAGCCATGAAAGGGAAGCTGATCATTTCCAGGAGCAGCAGGCGCAGAGGGAGATTTATAATGAGCGACGACGTGAACATCGTCAGCATATGGAAGCAAGTGGTGATGAGGAGAATCGGAGCACGGGGAAACCTGGTAgtaagaacacagaaaaagaatcaGGGAATAAGGAAAAACCAAGCTTTGAACTGTCTGGTGCACTTGTGGAGGACACCAACACTTTCCGTGGAGTGGTGATCAAATACAGTGAGCCCCCTGAAGCACGCATCCCAAAGAAGCGGTGGCGCCTCTATCCTTTTAAGAATGATGAGGTCCTTCCGGTCATGTACATTCACAGGCAGAGTGCCTATCTGCTGGGCAGACACAGACGCATTGCTGACATTCCTATTGACCATCCCTCCTGTTCCAAACAGCATGCTGTCTTTCAGTACCG GCTTGTGGAGTATACTCGCCCTGATGGCACAACAGGTCGAAAGGTAAAACCCTACATCATTGATCTCGGCTCAGGTAATGGCACATTTCTGAACAACCAGCGCATTGAATCTCAGCGCTACTATGAACTGAAAGAGAAGGATGTCCTGAAATTTGGGTTCAGCAGTAGGGAGTATGTTCTCTTACATGAATCATCGGACAAATCTGAGGTGGACCAGAAAAAGGATGAGAATGAGGAAGAAAACGAAGAATCAACATGA
- the DNALI1 gene encoding axonemal dynein light intermediate polypeptide 1, with translation MSRGFDSASLSPWQRRHNRLHSRESGTRAVMIPPADSLLHYETPVLVSRNTEKRSPKARPLKATPQLVLPSVPVPPSKGKVPPPTVDPSKQAEEILNAILPPREWVEENQLWIQQVSSTPSTRMDVVHLQEQLDLKLQQRQARETGICPVRRELYSQCFDELIRQVTINCAERGLLLLRVRDEIRMTIAAYQTLYESSVAFGMRKALQAEQGKSDMERRIAELEDEKRDLERQVNEQKAKCDATEKRELERRQVEEKKHSEEVQFLKRTNQQLKAQLEGIIAPKK, from the exons ATGTCACGTGGTTTTGATAGCGCGTCCCTGTCGCCGTGGCAACGGCGCCACAATAGGCTCCACAGCAGAGAGAGCGGCACCAGAGCAGTCATGATTCCGCCCGCGGACTCGCTGCTCCATTATGAGACGCCGGTGCTGGTCAGCCGCAACACTGAGAAGCGATCGCCCAAG GCTCGGCCGCTGAAGGCCACCCCGCAGCTGGTGCTGCCCTCCGTGCCCGTCCCTCCCTCCAAAGGCAAGGTGCCGCCGCCCACTGTAGACCCCAGCAAACAAGCGGAGGAAATCCTCAATGCCATCTTGCCGCCCAG AGAATGGGTGGAAGAAAACCAGCTATGGATCCAGCAGGTATCCAGCACCCCCAGCACACGCATGGATGTGGTGCATCTGCAGGAACAGCTGGATCTCAAGCTCCAACAGCGCCAAGCCCGGGAGACAGGCATCTGCCCTGTGCGGCGGGAGCTCTACTCACAGTGCTTCG ATGAGCTGATACGGCAAGTGACCATCAACTGTGCTGAGCGGGGGCTCCTGCTGCTACGTGTGCGGGATGAGATCCGGATGACGATAGCAGCCTACCAGACCCTGTATGAGAGCAGTGTTGCGTTTGGCATGCGGAAGGCGCTACAGGCTGAGCAGGGCAAGTCCGATATGGAAAGAAGA ATTGCAGAATTAGAGGATGAAAAGAGAGATTTGGAGCGGCAAGTCAATGAGCAGAAGGCCAAGTGCGATGCCACTGAGAAAAGGGAGCTTGAAAGGCGGCAGGTGGAGGAGAAGAAGCACAGTGAGGAAGTCCAGTTCCTTAAGCGGACCAATCAGCAGCTGAAG GCCCAGCTCGAAGGCATCATTGCACCAAAGAAATAG